One genomic region from Prochlorococcus marinus str. SB encodes:
- a CDS encoding Y-family DNA polymerase codes for MRISNIDAIALIDANNFYASCEQNINPHLRNKPVVILSNNDGCIIARSPEARALKIKMGTPYFKVKERLNKLDVAVLSSNYSLYGDMSRRLMNLLKNYCEQIEIYSIDEAFVSIHRPNDENLYPWARSIRSLIYQNLGITITVGIGENKVRAKIANKLAKNIDYSAGIFDLARTRNENNYLKRISVDKIWGVGKQTSNWLQSKGIKNAKELRDMEENEIIKKLGIVGKRLQLELKGYKCLPIEKNKKSKKEIQVSRSFGTPITKLEDLTQALATHAIKASEKMRSQNLQSSNIRVFARTSKYSSQNYQRSAHRKLINATDDTNNILKIVVELSKEIYNPEYKFSKAGVLMQDLTNSEYLQQSVINYKSQKVLKKSTNLMKTIDLLNKRFNNNAITWAITKNPQSWKMNKNFLSSSSTTDIEQIPTIVK; via the coding sequence ATGAGAATTTCAAATATTGATGCAATAGCTCTTATAGATGCTAATAATTTTTACGCTTCATGTGAACAAAATATTAATCCTCATTTGAGAAATAAACCAGTAGTAATTTTATCTAATAATGACGGATGTATCATTGCAAGAAGCCCTGAAGCGCGAGCTTTAAAAATTAAAATGGGAACTCCGTATTTTAAGGTCAAAGAAAGACTAAATAAATTAGATGTAGCAGTCTTAAGCTCAAACTACTCGCTTTATGGGGACATGAGCAGAAGACTAATGAATTTACTGAAAAACTACTGTGAACAGATAGAAATTTATTCCATTGACGAAGCATTCGTCTCGATTCATAGACCTAATGATGAAAATCTATATCCTTGGGCAAGAAGCATAAGATCATTAATATATCAGAATCTAGGGATTACCATAACAGTAGGAATAGGAGAAAATAAAGTAAGAGCAAAAATTGCTAATAAACTAGCTAAAAATATTGATTATTCAGCTGGAATATTTGATTTAGCTAGAACCAGAAATGAGAATAATTATTTAAAAAGAATTAGTGTAGATAAGATATGGGGAGTCGGGAAGCAAACCTCTAATTGGTTGCAAAGTAAAGGTATTAAGAATGCGAAAGAATTAAGAGATATGGAAGAAAATGAAATCATCAAGAAGCTAGGCATAGTAGGAAAAAGATTGCAATTAGAACTGAAAGGTTATAAATGTCTGCCTATAGAAAAAAACAAGAAATCAAAAAAAGAAATTCAGGTAAGCAGGAGTTTCGGCACGCCTATCACAAAATTAGAAGACTTAACTCAAGCACTAGCAACTCACGCAATAAAAGCCTCTGAAAAAATGAGAAGTCAGAATTTACAATCATCTAATATTAGAGTATTTGCTAGAACCAGTAAATATTCAAGTCAAAATTATCAAAGAAGTGCTCATAGAAAACTTATAAATGCGACAGATGACACAAACAATATTTTAAAAATAGTAGTTGAATTATCTAAAGAAATTTATAATCCCGAATATAAATTCTCAAAAGCTGGTGTTTTAATGCAGGATTTAACAAATAGCGAATATTTACAGCAATCAGTTATCAATTACAAATCTCAGAAAGTATTAAAAAAATCAACAAATCTTATGAAAACGATTGATTTATTAAATAAAAGATTTAATAACAATGCAATTACATGGGCTATTACAAAAAATCCACAAAGTTGGAAGATGAATAAGAATTTCTTAAGTAGCTCATCTACAACTGATATAGAACAAATCCCAACTATAGTGAAGTAA
- a CDS encoding LexA family protein yields the protein MDSFDSTTKTFKIPLLTDSVSAGFPSPADDYTEENIDLNEHLISNPFSTFFLRVKGDSMINAGIKDKDLIIVDKSLTARPGNIIIAMIDGEFTIKRLSIKNNELYLKSENNNYPDFRFKNHIDVQIWGVVIYSIHSYL from the coding sequence TTGGATTCTTTTGATTCAACTACTAAAACATTTAAAATCCCCTTATTAACTGATTCGGTATCCGCAGGGTTTCCTTCTCCTGCAGATGACTATACAGAAGAAAATATTGATTTAAACGAACATTTAATATCTAATCCTTTTAGCACTTTTTTTCTTAGAGTTAAAGGTGACTCAATGATAAATGCAGGAATTAAAGATAAAGATTTAATAATAGTAGACAAGAGCTTAACAGCCAGACCAGGGAATATCATCATTGCAATGATAGACGGAGAATTTACAATAAAAAGATTATCTATAAAAAATAATGAATTATATTTAAAATCAGAAAATAATAATTATCCTGATTTTAGATTTAAAAACCATATTGATGTACAGATATGGGGAGTTGTTATTTATTCAATACATAGCTATTTATGA
- a CDS encoding 23S rRNA (pseudouridine(1915)-N(3))-methyltransferase RlmH, whose amino-acid sequence MIQSNRLAIYAIGKIKKLWIREGINQYKKRMPELIINELKTFNLNNLRSNNNIIICLSEEGKQFNSVELCSLLLNFKNKKINFLIGDTDGVSSDIKEKSDLVLSLSPLTFPHELARLILIEQIYRAISISNNSPYHRS is encoded by the coding sequence ATGATTCAGAGTAATAGATTAGCAATTTATGCTATCGGCAAAATAAAGAAACTTTGGATTAGAGAGGGCATTAATCAATACAAAAAAAGAATGCCTGAACTTATCATTAATGAGTTAAAGACTTTTAATTTAAATAATCTTAGATCCAACAACAATATTATTATCTGCCTAAGTGAAGAAGGAAAACAGTTTAATTCAGTTGAACTATGTTCCTTACTCTTGAATTTTAAAAATAAAAAAATTAATTTCTTAATCGGTGATACTGATGGAGTTAGTTCAGATATAAAAGAAAAATCAGATCTTGTACTAAGCCTGTCTCCTTTAACTTTTCCTCATGAATTAGCTAGATTAATCCTAATCGAGCAAATCTATAGAGCTATTTCTATATCAAACAACTCCCCTTACCATCGTTCTTAA
- the rsmA gene encoding 16S rRNA (adenine(1518)-N(6)/adenine(1519)-N(6))-dimethyltransferase RsmA: protein MNSKNYHQKKRFGQHWLVNKKILEKIKEIAVLNENDFILEIGPGKGALTSKLLDSEIKKLHAIELDKDLINLLNEKFNNNDKFSLQQGDILSVNLDSINRKITKVIANIPYNITGPILDIFIGRLGIIRNYNYEKIIFLMQKDVVDRILSTEGSPNASALSIRMQLLSKIKRICDVPPSSFSPPPKVFSSLVVFEPIKNDLRLDISLEKYIDKLLRISFNSRRKMIRNTLNSILSNQEINELSESSKVCFNLRPQDISIDQWIKLAENCIKIKK, encoded by the coding sequence ATGAATTCTAAAAATTATCATCAAAAAAAAAGATTTGGACAACACTGGTTGGTAAATAAAAAAATATTAGAAAAAATTAAAGAAATTGCTGTTCTTAATGAAAATGATTTTATTTTAGAAATTGGTCCTGGTAAAGGAGCTTTAACATCTAAGTTGTTAGATTCAGAAATTAAAAAATTACATGCAATTGAATTAGATAAAGATTTAATAAATTTATTAAATGAAAAATTCAATAATAATGATAAGTTTTCACTGCAGCAGGGAGATATTCTTTCTGTAAATTTAGATTCGATTAATAGGAAGATTACAAAAGTGATTGCAAATATTCCTTACAATATAACTGGCCCAATATTGGATATTTTCATAGGTCGATTGGGCATTATAAGAAACTATAATTACGAAAAAATAATATTTTTAATGCAGAAAGACGTTGTAGATAGGATTTTGTCAACAGAAGGTAGTCCTAATGCTAGTGCGCTTAGTATAAGAATGCAACTTTTATCAAAAATAAAAAGAATATGTGATGTGCCGCCTTCATCATTTAGTCCGCCTCCAAAAGTTTTTTCTTCTTTAGTAGTTTTCGAACCAATTAAAAATGATTTAAGATTAGATATTAGTCTAGAAAAATATATAGATAAACTTCTTCGAATTTCATTTAATTCAAGAAGAAAAATGATTAGAAATACACTTAATTCAATACTTTCAAATCAAGAGATAAATGAATTATCTGAATCTTCAAAAGTTTGTTTTAATTTAAGACCACAAGATATTTCAATTGACCAATGGATTAAGCTTGCAGAAAATTGTATTAAAATTAAAAAATAA
- the ispE gene encoding 4-(cytidine 5'-diphospho)-2-C-methyl-D-erythritol kinase produces MQDLAKKKINIKSPAKINLHLEVIGKREDGFHELAMIMQNIDLADYLEFEINNEGLIKLESDCNDLSLSDDNLIVKSANLLRKKSNIDYGANIFLRKNIPIGAGLAGGSSNAAATLIGLNNLWDLKLDQETLFSLASTLGSDIPFFINGGIQLCFGRGEILEKLDSTLEYGAILLKNPNVSVSTAETYKKFSNRFCDQYLTDSEMIENIRKNLRDNGLNNLNFDNQHLSIKNDLQLVVENENDSVKQALYLLSKLKNCLTFSMSGSGPTCFALFKDIETAKKELTANSKLFKDKGYDSWVCTFLGKGITFI; encoded by the coding sequence ATGCAAGATTTAGCTAAAAAGAAAATTAATATAAAATCTCCTGCCAAAATAAATTTGCACCTTGAAGTTATTGGTAAAAGAGAGGATGGATTTCATGAGTTGGCAATGATTATGCAAAATATCGATCTTGCTGATTATTTAGAATTTGAAATTAATAATGAAGGTTTAATTAAACTTGAGTCTGATTGTAATGATTTAAGCCTATCTGATGATAACTTAATTGTTAAATCGGCAAATCTATTAAGAAAAAAATCAAATATAGATTACGGTGCGAATATATTTTTAAGAAAAAATATCCCAATTGGCGCAGGATTAGCTGGTGGATCCAGTAATGCAGCAGCAACATTAATTGGTCTTAATAATTTATGGGATTTGAAATTAGATCAAGAAACTTTATTTTCATTAGCATCAACTTTAGGATCTGATATTCCCTTTTTTATAAATGGAGGTATTCAATTATGTTTTGGAAGAGGCGAAATTTTGGAGAAATTAGATTCAACCCTTGAATATGGAGCAATTCTTTTAAAAAATCCGAATGTATCAGTATCAACTGCTGAAACTTATAAAAAATTTAGTAATAGATTTTGTGATCAATATCTTACTGATAGTGAAATGATTGAAAACATAAGAAAAAATTTAAGAGATAATGGTTTAAATAACTTAAATTTTGATAATCAACATTTATCTATTAAAAATGATTTGCAGTTAGTTGTTGAAAATGAAAATGATTCTGTAAAGCAGGCATTATATTTACTTTCTAAATTAAAAAATTGTCTCACATTTTCAATGAGTGGATCAGGGCCTACATGCTTTGCACTCTTTAAAGATATAGAGACTGCTAAAAAAGAATTAACTGCAAATTCTAAATTATTTAAAGATAAAGGCTATGATTCATGGGTTTGCACTTTCCTTGGAAAGGGAATAACATTCATTTAA
- a CDS encoding DUF3082 domain-containing protein: MADNSNENIEKNIPEKGPLNFIVGSLTSFLLFIFFYFLSNKIAIYFSVHKPSNSSEIVQNISSSINTLIIGLSFLLTFSFAFIGIGLFIVFIRSFFLKKN, from the coding sequence GTGGCTGATAATAGTAATGAGAATATTGAAAAAAATATTCCCGAAAAAGGACCTTTAAATTTTATTGTTGGATCATTAACAAGTTTTTTATTATTTATATTTTTTTATTTTTTAAGTAATAAAATTGCAATTTATTTTTCAGTACATAAACCATCTAATTCTTCTGAAATAGTCCAAAATATTTCCTCTAGTATTAATACATTAATAATTGGATTATCTTTTTTGCTAACTTTTTCTTTTGCTTTTATAGGTATAGGTCTTTTTATTGTATTTATTCGCAGTTTTTTTCTGAAGAAAAATTGA
- a CDS encoding pyruvate dehydrogenase complex E1 component subunit beta, translating into MAGTLLFNALKEAIDEEMANDVNVCVMGEDVGQYGGSYKVTKDLYEKYGELRVLDTPIAENSFTGMAVGAAMTGLRPIVEGMNMGFLLLAFNQISNNMGMLRYTSGGNYKIPAVVRGPGGVGRQLGAEHSQRLEAYFHAVPGIKIVACSTPTNAKGLMKAAIRDDNPVLFFEHVLLYNLSEELPEGDYTCALDQADVVKEGKDITLLTYSRMRHHCLKAVEELEKKGIDVELIDLISLKPFDMETISKSIRKTNKVIIVEECMKTGGIGAELIALITEECFDDLDARPIRLSSQDIPTPYNGNLENLTIIQPHQIVEKVENLISGSI; encoded by the coding sequence GTGGCTGGAACATTATTATTTAATGCTTTGAAAGAAGCGATTGATGAAGAAATGGCAAATGATGTAAATGTTTGCGTAATGGGGGAAGATGTTGGTCAATATGGAGGATCTTATAAAGTAACTAAGGATTTATATGAAAAATATGGAGAGTTAAGAGTCTTAGATACTCCAATTGCAGAGAATAGTTTTACGGGTATGGCTGTGGGTGCAGCAATGACTGGCTTAAGACCAATAGTAGAAGGGATGAATATGGGTTTTTTGCTTTTAGCTTTTAATCAGATATCAAATAATATGGGTATGCTTAGATATACAAGCGGCGGAAATTATAAAATACCTGCAGTAGTTCGAGGCCCTGGAGGAGTTGGTCGTCAACTTGGTGCTGAGCATAGTCAAAGACTTGAAGCATATTTTCATGCAGTTCCTGGCATAAAGATTGTGGCATGTAGTACACCCACAAATGCTAAAGGTTTAATGAAAGCAGCTATAAGAGATGATAATCCGGTTCTATTTTTCGAACATGTTCTTCTATACAATTTGTCTGAAGAATTACCAGAGGGTGATTATACTTGCGCTTTAGACCAGGCTGACGTTGTAAAAGAAGGGAAAGATATTACTCTATTGACTTATTCAAGAATGAGGCATCACTGCCTTAAAGCTGTTGAAGAATTAGAAAAAAAAGGAATAGATGTTGAGTTAATAGATTTAATAAGTTTAAAACCATTTGATATGGAAACCATCTCAAAATCAATAAGAAAAACAAATAAAGTAATTATTGTTGAAGAATGTATGAAGACTGGAGGTATTGGCGCAGAATTAATTGCCTTAATAACTGAAGAGTGTTTCGATGATCTTGATGCCCGACCAATTAGATTATCTAGTCAGGATATTCCAACTCCTTATAATGGAAATCTCGAAAATTTGACAATAATCCAACCACATCAAATAGTTGAAAAAGTTGAAAACTTAATTAGTGGGAGTATATAG
- the secD gene encoding protein translocase subunit SecD, with translation MKKRQGWLFFIIFLLTISVYLLINYPLQLGLDLQGGSQLTLQIIKEEGKVTRDELEAVNSVIDKRVNNLGVSESNLQTLGADQLILELPGEQNPLVASRVLGKTALLEFRTQKEGTYTDLKTLQLQRLSIKELIELYSSAEKSQNEDNFLKVIQDNLNNIEQELNYLSTSNDLYGKLIEIKKYINKEITNLFINTDLSGKDLINAGRRQEQTNSNWEVLLTFSNSGGEKFAEITKSIAGTNQLLAIILDGESISEASVGNQFASTGITGGSATISGNFSAENARELEVQLKGGSLPLPIEIVETNTIGALLGSKNIIKSLYAAISGLIFVGIFMIFNYRILGFVSVLSLVLYSFFNLALYSLIPVTLTLPGISGLLLSIGMAVDANILIFERIREELCDGNTLTRSIDSGFQRANSSIVDGHITTLLSCFVLFLLGTNFVKGFAATLGIGVLISLFTSLNCSKTILRFFTTYPSLRQKNLYLPRNNFSN, from the coding sequence ATGAAAAAAAGGCAAGGTTGGCTTTTTTTTATTATATTTTTACTTACTATATCTGTTTATCTATTAATAAATTATCCCTTACAGTTGGGATTGGATTTACAAGGGGGTTCACAACTTACACTACAAATTATTAAAGAGGAAGGTAAAGTAACAAGGGATGAACTTGAAGCAGTTAATTCGGTTATAGATAAGCGCGTCAACAATTTAGGAGTTTCAGAGTCTAATTTGCAAACCCTCGGTGCAGATCAATTGATTTTAGAATTACCAGGTGAACAAAATCCATTAGTTGCTTCAAGGGTATTAGGTAAGACTGCATTATTAGAATTTAGAACCCAAAAAGAAGGAACATATACAGATTTAAAAACCCTGCAACTACAGAGATTGAGTATTAAAGAATTAATTGAACTATATTCCTCTGCAGAAAAAAGTCAAAATGAAGATAATTTCTTAAAAGTTATTCAAGATAATCTTAATAATATAGAGCAAGAATTGAATTACTTATCTACTAGTAATGATTTATATGGGAAGTTAATTGAAATAAAAAAATATATTAATAAAGAAATTACAAATTTATTTATTAATACAGATTTATCAGGTAAGGATCTTATTAACGCAGGAAGAAGACAAGAACAAACAAATAGTAATTGGGAAGTTTTATTAACTTTTAGTAATTCAGGAGGTGAAAAGTTTGCAGAAATTACAAAGTCAATTGCTGGCACTAATCAACTATTGGCTATCATTCTGGATGGTGAATCAATAAGTGAAGCCAGTGTTGGTAATCAGTTTGCTAGTACTGGGATTACAGGTGGATCAGCAACAATAAGCGGTAATTTTAGTGCTGAAAATGCTAGAGAATTAGAAGTTCAACTCAAAGGAGGCTCATTGCCATTGCCAATTGAAATCGTAGAAACTAATACAATAGGGGCTCTATTGGGATCCAAAAATATTATAAAAAGTCTATATGCAGCAATTAGTGGTTTAATTTTTGTTGGTATTTTTATGATTTTTAATTATAGAATTCTAGGTTTTGTTTCAGTTCTTTCTCTAGTACTTTATAGTTTCTTTAACTTAGCCCTATATTCTCTAATTCCTGTAACTTTGACTTTACCTGGAATATCAGGCCTTTTACTTAGCATTGGTATGGCTGTTGATGCAAATATTCTAATATTTGAGAGAATTAGAGAAGAATTATGTGATGGTAATACTCTTACAAGATCCATTGATAGCGGATTTCAAAGAGCTAACTCATCCATAGTTGATGGACATATTACAACTCTTCTAAGTTGTTTTGTATTGTTTTTATTAGGAACAAATTTTGTTAAGGGTTTTGCGGCAACATTAGGTATTGGTGTCTTGATAAGCTTGTTTACCTCATTAAATTGTTCTAAAACTATTTTGCGATTTTTTACAACATATCCTTCTTTGAGACAAAAAAATCTTTATCTTCCAAGGAATAATTTTTCTAATTAA
- the secF gene encoding protein translocase subunit SecF, which yields MKYNLELIKNKKKIIGFSSVFILLSLLGILYSTFNTSYKKPINLGMDFIGGNELRIERVCEAECSKFSPDLVMENLREISKNKNVLNNIKLQFQNNNKLISIRTPYLSIEESNNLITNLDNIIGPLNYESKDSRLIGPKLGKRLLTNCVASLLVSLFAISLYITIRFDKKYALFALLALFHDLLIVFGIFSWLGIILSVEVNSLFAVSLLTIAGYSVNDTVVIFDRIRENLKSKKEGYNETIQLSVNESFRRTTFTSITTLIPLLSIILFGSYSLFWFSLALSLGIIVGSYSSILLAPSLLLKD from the coding sequence ATGAAATACAATCTTGAACTAATAAAAAATAAAAAAAAGATAATTGGTTTTTCATCTGTTTTTATTTTGTTGAGTCTTCTAGGAATTTTATATTCTACTTTTAATACTTCTTATAAGAAACCTATAAATTTAGGGATGGATTTTATTGGCGGAAATGAACTAAGAATAGAAAGAGTTTGTGAAGCGGAATGTTCTAAATTTTCCCCTGATTTAGTTATGGAAAATTTAAGAGAAATCTCTAAAAATAAAAATGTGTTAAACAATATTAAATTACAATTCCAAAATAATAATAAATTAATTTCAATAAGAACACCTTATTTAAGTATCGAAGAATCAAATAATCTTATTACTAATCTTGATAATATTATTGGACCTCTAAATTATGAGAGTAAGGATTCAAGATTAATAGGTCCAAAGCTTGGGAAAAGATTACTTACTAATTGTGTTGCTTCTTTGTTGGTTTCATTATTTGCAATATCTTTATATATAACAATTAGATTTGATAAAAAATATGCATTATTTGCATTACTAGCTTTATTCCATGATTTATTAATTGTTTTCGGTATATTCTCCTGGTTAGGAATTATATTATCTGTAGAGGTAAATAGTCTTTTTGCTGTGTCCTTGTTAACTATTGCTGGTTATTCTGTAAATGATACTGTTGTTATTTTTGATAGAATTCGTGAGAATTTAAAATCAAAAAAAGAAGGCTATAACGAAACTATTCAATTATCAGTAAACGAATCATTTAGGAGAACAACCTTTACCAGTATTACAACCCTTATTCCTTTATTAAGCATAATTTTGTTTGGATCTTACTCCCTATTTTGGTTTTCCTTGGCCTTATCATTAGGAATTATAGTTGGAAGTTATTCAAGTATTTTATTGGCTCCATCTTTGTTGCTTAAAGACTGA
- a CDS encoding AI-2E family transporter, producing the protein MNSSSYFKLVVILITSLILWTLRDFLLLIICSLVISNIVCNLCNQIQKGLKIPRPLSLFLVLTVISVMVFTIFILVLPPFIKEFNEILVDIPNGLSKINILINSNLNKLNSLFYGKQSENFIDIFSLINNVVTIPDASTIAKAVQESFKNLINIAGNLGSGLLKLIFVLAVSLMISIEPKQYKENILLLIPKNYRNKFRNILEKCNIALANWTFSMVISSLSVGLLSLIVLSLLDVKYVVSNALIAMVLNIIPNIGPVISGIFPISIALLDNFWKPLAVLGAYVIIQNIESYIIMPSIMKKKANLLPGLTLISQFGFTFIFGPLGLILSLPLAVVIQVLIKESFKDI; encoded by the coding sequence TTGAATAGTTCATCATATTTCAAGTTAGTAGTAATTTTAATAACTTCGTTAATACTATGGACTTTAAGAGATTTTCTCCTTTTAATAATTTGTTCTTTAGTAATTTCAAATATTGTATGTAATTTATGTAATCAAATTCAAAAGGGCTTGAAAATTCCTCGACCGTTGTCTTTGTTTCTTGTCTTAACTGTAATATCAGTAATGGTATTTACTATTTTTATTCTTGTATTACCTCCGTTTATAAAAGAATTTAATGAAATACTAGTTGATATTCCAAACGGTTTATCAAAAATAAATATTTTGATAAATTCAAATTTGAACAAACTTAATAGCCTATTTTACGGAAAACAATCAGAAAATTTTATAGACATATTTAGTCTTATAAATAATGTAGTTACTATTCCAGATGCCTCAACTATTGCAAAAGCTGTTCAAGAAAGCTTTAAGAATTTAATAAATATAGCGGGAAATCTTGGTTCAGGTCTTTTGAAATTAATATTTGTATTAGCAGTGAGTTTGATGATTTCTATTGAACCAAAACAATATAAAGAAAATATACTTCTATTAATTCCAAAAAATTATCGCAACAAATTTAGAAATATTCTGGAAAAATGTAATATTGCATTAGCAAACTGGACCTTTTCCATGGTTATAAGTTCATTATCAGTAGGTCTTTTATCATTAATAGTTTTGTCTTTATTAGATGTCAAATATGTTGTCTCAAATGCTTTAATAGCAATGGTTCTTAATATAATTCCAAATATAGGTCCAGTTATTAGTGGTATATTTCCAATCTCAATTGCACTTCTTGATAATTTTTGGAAGCCACTGGCCGTTTTAGGAGCATATGTAATAATTCAAAATATTGAAAGCTATATAATAATGCCATCCATAATGAAGAAAAAAGCAAACTTACTTCCTGGTTTGACATTAATATCACAATTTGGATTTACATTCATTTTTGGTCCATTAGGCTTAATCCTTTCTCTTCCATTAGCAGTAGTAATTCAGGTTTTAATCAAAGAATCATTTAAAGATATTTAA
- the psb28 gene encoding photosystem II reaction center protein Psb28, with the protein MTENKTARIQFYEGTDEPVVPEIRLTRSKDGTTGQALFLFEKPQALSSITDGEITGMRMIDSEGVILTREVKVKFLDGEPIFLEAVYIWKNTSDFDRFMRFANSYAKSNGLGYSEKK; encoded by the coding sequence ATGACCGAAAATAAAACTGCAAGAATACAATTTTATGAAGGAACTGATGAACCAGTAGTGCCTGAAATAAGACTCACTAGGAGTAAGGATGGTACCACTGGCCAAGCATTATTTTTGTTCGAAAAACCTCAAGCATTATCTTCAATAACAGATGGAGAAATCACAGGTATGCGTATGATTGACTCTGAAGGGGTAATACTTACTAGGGAAGTTAAAGTAAAATTTCTTGATGGAGAACCCATATTTTTAGAAGCAGTTTATATTTGGAAGAATACTTCTGACTTTGATAGATTTATGAGATTTGCAAATAGTTATGCCAAATCAAATGGATTAGGATATTCTGAGAAGAAGTAG
- the mnmH gene encoding tRNA 2-selenouridine(34) synthase MnmH, with protein MYFKRKELVKFRSFKGPLIDVRSPDEYYKGHMPNSINIPLFDNDERSIIGTIYKKEGRNKAVIEGLNFFEKKMELLLDNLFMNIDSYKTITNKNNNELYIRIYCSRGGMRSKSIAWLLEKFKLNIVTLKGGYKIYRRWVLDSFSKKLKIVVIGGKTGTGKTRLLSLLDKYKYQTIDLEGFACHRGSTFGGLGMNEQPTNEQFENQIAEKLNSFQFSNNIFVEAESANIGKCKIPHEFFNQMKNSRRIEILRSESNRLDELIDTYSVFKKEELQESVLRIKKRLGPQRTKIALESINNEKWDLVCRSVLDYYDKCYEYEKVGKTNIKMLDLTDKKYDERIIELINNVL; from the coding sequence ATGTATTTCAAAAGAAAAGAACTAGTGAAATTTAGAAGTTTTAAAGGACCACTTATAGATGTAAGGAGCCCAGATGAATATTATAAAGGACACATGCCTAATTCTATTAACATTCCACTATTTGATAATGATGAGAGATCAATAATTGGGACGATTTATAAAAAAGAAGGAAGAAATAAAGCAGTAATAGAGGGATTAAATTTTTTTGAAAAGAAAATGGAATTACTTCTTGATAATTTATTCATGAATATTGACTCTTATAAAACAATTACTAATAAAAACAATAATGAATTGTATATAAGAATATATTGCTCTAGAGGAGGTATGCGTTCAAAGAGTATTGCTTGGTTATTAGAAAAATTTAAATTAAATATCGTTACACTAAAAGGAGGATACAAAATTTATAGGAGATGGGTATTAGATAGTTTTTCGAAAAAGTTAAAAATTGTAGTTATTGGCGGAAAAACAGGAACAGGCAAGACAAGGTTATTATCATTACTAGATAAATATAAATATCAAACTATTGATCTTGAAGGATTTGCTTGTCATAGAGGAAGTACATTTGGAGGTTTAGGAATGAATGAACAACCTACTAATGAACAATTTGAAAATCAAATTGCAGAAAAATTAAATTCCTTTCAATTTTCTAATAATATTTTTGTAGAAGCTGAAAGTGCAAATATAGGTAAATGTAAAATCCCTCATGAATTCTTTAATCAGATGAAAAATTCTAGGAGGATTGAAATTTTAAGGAGCGAATCTAATAGGTTAGATGAGTTGATAGATACTTATAGTGTTTTTAAGAAGGAAGAGCTCCAAGAATCTGTATTAAGGATAAAAAAAAGATTAGGACCACAAAGAACAAAAATAGCTCTTGAATCAATTAATAACGAGAAATGGGACTTAGTTTGCAGATCAGTTTTAGATTATTACGATAAGTGTTATGAATATGAAAAGGTTGGGAAAACCAACATAAAGATGTTAGATTTAACCGACAAAAAATATGATGAAAGAATAATAGAGTTAATAAATAATGTTTTATAA